A genomic region of Raphanus sativus cultivar WK10039 chromosome 6, ASM80110v3, whole genome shotgun sequence contains the following coding sequences:
- the LOC108810002 gene encoding basic leucine zipper 43-like, which produces MIPAGITAYCQYLSPENLATLPVEFNMINMPSSPTSSSSLTYLNDLINNNFSSSSNGQDLMMSNNSTSDEDHQHHHHQSIIVLDERKQRRMLSNRESARRSRMRKQRHLDELWSQVIRLRSENNCLIDKLNRVSETQDSVLKENSKLKEEASELRQLVCELKSNKNND; this is translated from the coding sequence ATGATTCCGGCGGGAATCACCGCATATTGTCAATATTTATCGCCGGAAAATTTAGCAACACTTCCGGTGGAATTCAACATGATAAACATGCCGTCATCTCCaacatcttcctcttccttaaCATACTTAAATGATCTCATCAACAAcaacttctcatcatcatccAACGGTCAAGATCTCATGATGAGCAACAACTCAACTTCCGACGAAGATcatcagcatcatcatcatcagagcATCATCGTACTCGACGAGAGGAAACAGAGGAGGATGCTTTCAAACAGAGAATCCGCTAGGAGGTCGAGGATGAGGAAACAGAGACATCTTGATGAACTCTGGTCTCAGGTGATAAGGCTTCGCAGTGAAAACAACTGTCTTATTGATAAGCTGAACCGTGTATCGGAGACTCAAGATAGCGTATTGAAAGAGAACTCTAAACTCAAAGAAGAAGCTTCTGAACTCCGACAGCTTGTATGTGAACTAAAATCTAATAAGAACAACGACTAA
- the LOC108805952 gene encoding protein NSP-INTERACTING KINASE 2 isoform X1, protein MVHRRREVKKSYVMFSSTFFWIFFLCLSPAELIHGVNFEILALVDIKSSLIDPHGVLVNWDSTAVDPCSWNLITCSADNFVLSIGGANQDLSGTLASSIGNLTYLETVYKRLLQNNYFTGNIPPEIGKLMKLKTLDLSNNNFSGVIPSTLSHPTYFQYLKLNNNSLTGTIPTSVANMTRLILLDLSYNNLSCPVPILHANTFNVMGNPQICSTRTEEYCNMTHPKPTSLTFSSSDPSDGRTINQKFAVQFGLSLACICLLIIGFGLN, encoded by the exons ATGGTGCACAGAAGAAGAGAAGTTAAAAAGAGTTATGTTATGTTCTCTTCAACCTTCTTCTGGATCTTTTTCCTCTGTCTTTCTCCTGCAGAGCTTATACACGGTGTTAACTTTGAAA TTCTTGCTCTAGTAGATATCAAGAGTTCACTGATTGATCCTCATGGAGTTCTAGTAAACTGGGACAGCACAGCAGTTGATCCTTGTAGCTGGAATCTGATCACTTGCTCTGCTGATAATTTTGTCCTAAGCAT AGGAGGTGCAAACCAGGACTTGTCAGGAACTCTTGCATCAAGTATTGGCAATTTAACATATCTTGAGACTGT ATATAAAAGGCTATTGCAGAACAATTACTTCACGGGAAATATCCCTCCTGAGATTGGGAAACTGATGAAACTCAAAACACTTGATCTATCTAACAATAACTTCTCTGGTGTAATCCCATCCACTCTTTCTCATCCCACATATTTTCAATACTT GAAGCTGAACAATAATAGCCTGACAGGAACAATTCCTACCTCAGTGGCAAACATGACCCGACTAATTCTTTT GGATCTGTCCTACAATAACTTGAGTTGTCCAGTTCCAATATTACATGCCAATACATTCAA TGTAATGGGCAATCCTCAGATTTGTTCAACAAGAACTGAGGAATACTGCAACATGACTCATCCTAAACCAACGTCACTTACTTTTAGCAGTTCTGATC CATCTGATGGAAGAACAATAAACCAGAAATTCGCTGTACAATTTGGTTTAAGCCTTGCATGTATCTGCTTGCTGATCATTGGATTTGGTCTTAATTAA
- the LOC108805952 gene encoding protein NSP-INTERACTING KINASE 2 isoform X2, whose translation MVHRRREVKKSYVMFSSTFFWIFFLCLSPAELIHGVNFEILALVDIKSSLIDPHGVLVNWDSTAVDPCSWNLITCSADNFVLSIGGANQDLSGTLASSIGNLTYLETVLLQNNYFTGNIPPEIGKLMKLKTLDLSNNNFSGVIPSTLSHPTYFQYLKLNNNSLTGTIPTSVANMTRLILLDLSYNNLSCPVPILHANTFNVMGNPQICSTRTEEYCNMTHPKPTSLTFSSSDPSDGRTINQKFAVQFGLSLACICLLIIGFGLN comes from the exons ATGGTGCACAGAAGAAGAGAAGTTAAAAAGAGTTATGTTATGTTCTCTTCAACCTTCTTCTGGATCTTTTTCCTCTGTCTTTCTCCTGCAGAGCTTATACACGGTGTTAACTTTGAAA TTCTTGCTCTAGTAGATATCAAGAGTTCACTGATTGATCCTCATGGAGTTCTAGTAAACTGGGACAGCACAGCAGTTGATCCTTGTAGCTGGAATCTGATCACTTGCTCTGCTGATAATTTTGTCCTAAGCAT AGGAGGTGCAAACCAGGACTTGTCAGGAACTCTTGCATCAAGTATTGGCAATTTAACATATCTTGAGACTGT GCTATTGCAGAACAATTACTTCACGGGAAATATCCCTCCTGAGATTGGGAAACTGATGAAACTCAAAACACTTGATCTATCTAACAATAACTTCTCTGGTGTAATCCCATCCACTCTTTCTCATCCCACATATTTTCAATACTT GAAGCTGAACAATAATAGCCTGACAGGAACAATTCCTACCTCAGTGGCAAACATGACCCGACTAATTCTTTT GGATCTGTCCTACAATAACTTGAGTTGTCCAGTTCCAATATTACATGCCAATACATTCAA TGTAATGGGCAATCCTCAGATTTGTTCAACAAGAACTGAGGAATACTGCAACATGACTCATCCTAAACCAACGTCACTTACTTTTAGCAGTTCTGATC CATCTGATGGAAGAACAATAAACCAGAAATTCGCTGTACAATTTGGTTTAAGCCTTGCATGTATCTGCTTGCTGATCATTGGATTTGGTCTTAATTAA
- the LOC108806038 gene encoding ceramide synthase LOH1, with protein sequence MGFLESVKSINWEHESFPTYEDFVWLPLFAVFFPSIRFLLDRFVFEKVGRLFIYGRQSPKKNNKKTKIRKFKESAWKCIYYLSAEVLALSVTYNEPWFTDTLYFWVGPGDQIWPNQQMKIKLKFLYMYTAGFYTYSIFALIFWETRRSDFGVSMGHHITTVILIVLSYICRFSRAGSVVLALHDASDVFLEVGKMSKYSGFESIAAFSFVLFALSWVVLRLIYYPFWILWSTSYQIIMTVDKEKHPIEGPIYYYMFNTLLFCLLVLHIFWWVLIYRMLVKQVQDRGKLSEDVRSDSESDDEHED encoded by the exons ATGGGTTTCCTCGAATCGGTGAAATCGATCAATTGGGAGCACGAATCGTTCCCTACGTACGAGGATTTCGTGTGGTTGCCTCTCTTCGCTGTCTTCTTCCCTTCCATACGCTTCCTTCTCGACAGATTCGTCTTCGAG AAAGTGGGAAGGTTGTTTATTTACGGAAGGCAGAGTCCGAAAAAGAATAACAAGAAGACGAAAATCAGAAAATTCAAAGAGTCAGCTTGGAAGTGTATCTACTACCTCTCAGCTGAGGTGCTTGCTTTGTCTGTGACGTACAACGAGCCTTGGTTTACAGACACTCTCTACTTCTGGGTTGGTCCTGGAGATCAGATCTGGCCTAACCAACAGATGAA GATAAAGTTgaagtttttatatatgtatacagcTGGGTTCTACACTTACTCTATATTCGCGTTGATCTTTTGGGAAACAAGACGTTCTGACTTTGGTGTTTCCATGGGTCATCATATCACTACTGTTATCCTCATCGTCCTCTCCTACATCTGCAG ATTCTCTCGTGCTGGCTCTGTTGTTCTTGCGCTCCATGACGCGAGCGATGTGTTCCTTGAAGTTGGGAAGATGTCTAAGTATAGCGGGTTTGAGAGTATAGCAGCCTTTTCGTTTGTGCTTTTTGCTTTGTCTTGGGTGGTTCTACGTCTCATTTACTATCCTTTCTGGATCCTTTGGAGCACGAG CTATCAGATTATTATGACTGTGGACAAGGAGAAGCATCCTATCGAAGGACCGATCTACTACTACATGTTCAACACACTCTTGTTTTGCCTGCTTGTGCTTCATATATTCTGGTGGGTTTTGATTTACCGGATGCTTGTGAAACAAGTACAGGATCGAGGCAAGCTTAGCGAAGATGTCAGATCCG ATTCTGAAAGCGATGATGAACATGAGGATTGA
- the LOC108805951 gene encoding uncharacterized protein LOC108805951, whose protein sequence is MEDVLTENPPPSRFFQEDLNNFASPPQPLPSPFILFSNPKPQLPLKPSLLIISLSSPSLYIFHTLPSKKTLIATLILPELPFSGNTLEPSLQDRSCNIYSLTDTTNNNSSILLVSVQLPVSPERSNLVSRLLVGQDIVPERVIILDSIQSRNFRGRLSPDEALAAKLETSSEKKAAIASRLKLDYFPSGSVVDGLSASLLSRCQLKNIRGALVVSWPEFDPSVVRFLGALLKSIVPGLDVASVGKDLEKYSSRTGLKKDAWLDSDLYT, encoded by the coding sequence ATGGAAGACGTATTAACCGAGAATCCTCCACCTTCAAGATTCTTCCAAGAAGATCTCAACAACTTCGCCTCCCCACCACAACCCCTTCCCTCCCCTTTCATCCTCTTctcaaaccccaaaccccaactCCCCCTCAAACCATCTCTCCTCATCATATCCCTCTCTTCACCTTCCCTCTACATCTTCCACACCTTACCTTCAAAGAAAACTCTCATCGCAACTCTCATCCTCCCCGAACTCCCCTTCTCCGGAAACACCCTCGAGCCTTCTCTACAAGACAGATCCTGCAACATATACTCCTTGACTGACACCACCAACAACAACAGCTCCATCCTTTTGGTCTCCGTTCAGCTTCCTGTCTCTCCTGAACGGTCTAACCTAGTCTCGAGACTGCTCGTTGGACAAGACATTGTCCCCGAGAGGGTTATCATCTTGGATTCCATTCAGAGCCGTAACTTCAGAGGGAGGCTCTCCCCGGACGAGGCGTTAGCTGCTAAGCTCGAGACATCGTCCGAGAAGAAAGCAGCAATAGCGTCTCGGTTGAAACTGGATTACTTCCCATCAGGGAGTGTTGTAGATGGTCTGAGTGCTTCGCTTTTGAGCAGATGTCAGCTGAAGAATATCAGAGGGGCGTTGGTGGTCTCGTGGCCTGAGTTTGATCCTTCTGTGGTGAGATTTCTCGGTGCTCTGCTGAAGAGCATCGTCCCGGGTCTGGATGTTGCAAGTGTGGGCAAAGATTTGGAGAAGTACTCTTCGAGAACTGGTCTTAAGAAGGATGCTTGGCTTGACTCTGATCTATATACATGA